A stretch of Paludisphaera borealis DNA encodes these proteins:
- a CDS encoding DUF433 domain-containing protein, which translates to MTSPGASHAPAVEHPADRIRIVSTPGVCGGRPRIDGHRIQVEDVAVWHERQGMSPDQILSEHPSLTLAEVHAALAYYYENRDRIDADLDEAKRYAAEMKAKAGPSLLELRIRSRTNDAQDDPLSPR; encoded by the coding sequence ATGACATCGCCGGGCGCCTCGCACGCGCCGGCCGTCGAACACCCGGCCGATCGTATCCGCATCGTGAGCACGCCGGGGGTCTGCGGCGGTCGTCCGCGCATCGACGGCCATCGGATCCAGGTCGAAGACGTCGCGGTCTGGCACGAGCGGCAGGGCATGAGCCCCGATCAGATCCTCTCGGAACACCCGTCCCTCACGCTCGCCGAGGTCCATGCGGCGCTCGCCTACTACTACGAGAATCGCGATCGCATCGACGCCGACCTCGACGAAGCCAAGCGCTACGCGGCGGAGATGAAAGCGAAAGCGGGACCGTCGCTGCTCGAACTGAGGATTCGCTCAAGGACGAACGATGCCCAGGACGATCCGCTTTCACCTCGATGA
- a CDS encoding sodium:solute symporter, with product MSPIDVAVIVVYILGCTALGGWIGKGEQGLKGYFLGERNMPAWAVMISIVATETSTVTFLSVPGEAYKGDFLFLQLPMGYLVGRVIVSVLLLPSYFRGRIETAYQVLGNRFGQETRRTASVLFLFTRSLADGLRLFLAAKVLQFVSGWPILYAIIAVEAATIVYTYLGGLKAVIWADVIQFTVYILGALVALYVLVGGLPGGWDQLIETASAAGKFRVFDFSLDLTKPYTFWAGMFGGMILNTATHGADQMMVQRYLAARSQRQAAGALIASGFVVLAQFALFLFIGASLFVFFQVHPPSEPILKPDDAFARFVVDFLPVGVKGLVVAAIFASAMGVLSGSLNASASTLVNDLYRPISGDADERRLVRLSKLVTIVFGCVQASVAWWATGLTQSVVSNALAIASFATGILLGLFLLGILTRRVGQPAALVGMAAGVAAVSFAKFGTPLAWPWFALTGSSTVFVVGLFASLLLPAPDLASAPVSESLQPTS from the coding sequence ATGAGTCCGATCGACGTTGCGGTGATCGTGGTCTACATCCTCGGCTGCACGGCGCTGGGGGGGTGGATCGGCAAGGGGGAGCAGGGGCTCAAGGGGTACTTCCTGGGCGAGCGGAACATGCCCGCCTGGGCCGTCATGATCTCGATCGTGGCGACCGAGACCAGCACGGTGACGTTTTTGAGCGTTCCCGGCGAGGCGTACAAGGGGGACTTTCTGTTCCTCCAACTGCCGATGGGGTATCTGGTCGGCCGGGTGATCGTCTCGGTCTTGCTGCTGCCGTCGTACTTCCGGGGGCGGATCGAGACCGCCTATCAGGTGCTCGGCAACCGGTTCGGCCAGGAGACGCGGCGGACGGCGTCGGTCCTGTTCCTGTTCACTCGGTCGCTGGCCGACGGCCTGCGGTTGTTCCTCGCCGCCAAGGTGCTCCAGTTCGTCTCCGGCTGGCCGATCCTCTACGCCATCATCGCGGTCGAGGCGGCGACGATCGTTTATACGTATCTCGGCGGGCTGAAAGCCGTGATCTGGGCCGACGTGATCCAGTTCACCGTCTACATCCTGGGCGCGCTCGTCGCCCTCTACGTCCTGGTCGGCGGCCTGCCCGGCGGCTGGGACCAACTGATCGAGACGGCCTCGGCCGCCGGCAAGTTCCGAGTGTTCGACTTCTCGCTCGATCTCACGAAGCCTTATACGTTCTGGGCCGGGATGTTCGGCGGCATGATCCTCAACACGGCCACCCACGGCGCCGACCAGATGATGGTCCAGCGCTACCTCGCGGCCCGGTCGCAGCGGCAGGCGGCCGGGGCCCTGATCGCCAGCGGCTTCGTGGTCCTCGCTCAATTCGCCCTCTTTCTGTTTATCGGCGCTTCCTTATTCGTCTTCTTCCAGGTCCACCCGCCGTCGGAGCCGATCTTGAAGCCCGACGACGCCTTCGCCCGGTTCGTGGTCGACTTCCTGCCGGTCGGGGTGAAGGGGCTGGTGGTGGCGGCGATCTTCGCATCGGCGATGGGGGTGCTGTCGGGCTCGCTGAACGCGTCGGCCTCGACCCTCGTCAATGACCTCTACCGGCCGATCTCGGGCGACGCCGACGAGCGCCGGCTGGTCCGGCTGTCGAAGCTGGTGACGATTGTATTTGGATGCGTTCAGGCGAGCGTCGCCTGGTGGGCGACGGGCCTGACGCAGAGCGTGGTGAGCAACGCCCTGGCGATCGCCTCGTTCGCGACGGGCATCCTCCTGGGTCTGTTCCTCCTGGGGATCTTGACGCGTCGGGTCGGCCAGCCGGCGGCGTTGGTCGGCATGGCGGCGGGGGTCGCGGCGGTGAGCTTCGCCAAGTTCGGCACCCCCCTGGCCTGGCCCTGGTTCGCCCTGACCGGCTCGTCGACGGTCTTCGTCGTCGGCCTGTTCGCCAGCCTGTTGCTCCCCGCGCCGGACCTCGCGTCCGCCCCCGTTTCCGAGTCCCTCCAACCGACGAGTTGA
- a CDS encoding DUF5615 family PIN-like protein, producing MPRTIRFHLDENCSKSICEGLRRRGVDVSTTPEAGLAGSGDEQQLAHCLANGRVLFTQDRDFLRLDAQGVPHAGVVYCVKDTKSVGELIQCLVLIWEIYEPADLAGRVEYP from the coding sequence ATGCCCAGGACGATCCGCTTTCACCTCGATGAGAACTGCTCCAAGTCCATCTGCGAGGGTTTGCGACGGCGCGGCGTCGACGTCTCCACGACGCCCGAGGCGGGTCTCGCGGGTTCCGGCGACGAACAACAACTCGCTCATTGCCTTGCCAACGGCCGGGTCCTGTTCACTCAGGATCGCGACTTCCTACGCCTCGACGCGCAAGGCGTCCCGCATGCAGGGGTCGTCTACTGCGTGAAAGACACGAAGTCCGTGGGCGAACTCATCCAGTGTCTCGTCCTCATCTGGGAGATCTATGAGCCGGCGGACTTGGCGGGCCGGGTCGAGTACCCCTAG